The genomic stretch CGACGGTAATGTATCACGGCCGTCAATTTCATACGTCGAAAGCCTTGCATGTGGTGTACCAGGTCAATCAGATatgatgaagagggttgTTCATATGAGTCACCATATCTGGTTCATCTCCTCCAGTTTTGGTCACAAGTGGACGCACTGTCATGTTGCATTTCAATCTGGAACCTGATGAAACAAGTACGTTGCCCCCAGAGATCAGGTAAGATTCGGGTGACGACCAGCTGCCTTGTCGTTGTCAATGCGCGTAGGCAGGCCCTACAAATCTACAGCAGAAATAGGCTCAGTGCACCGTCAACACCAGTCCTGGGTCTTGACTTTATTCACTAATTGTACATCAAGGTTCATGCCTGTTAGGCTAGCATAGCACCATCCCATCTGCTAGGTAGGTAAAAACTCAGGGGCTACTCCACACCACTCCACAGACATTGACGCATTAACACATTACAGTCATTACCCCCTCTTTCCAAATCCCCCTCATAGTCCACCTTCATTGCCTATCagacttcttcttctacCTTTTATCAAGTACCGAGCAAGATAAATCAAGATAATAATAACAAGGTATCTGGGACATGCCACTTCTAAACCAAGCCTGACATCTTTGTTGACTTTCACTGTGGCAACTTTAGTAACCTGTCTGATTGGGCGTCGTATTCACAATGATATAAAAGATCGCCCAGGCGAGTACCGCAACAACACAAAATCTCGGTGTAATCCACGGCtttccacccccaccacaagTGTGTAACGGTGACATCGCCCAAGACAGAAAACGTTGCCTGTGATGATCCAAAACACTACCATAGAGTGGCGTCAAACAAAAGCATGTGGCAACTCCAGGACGGTTAGACACATAGCCATGATCAAAGTGTCaatctacctaccttacccacctcttccctccaTCACGAACAAGAGACACCACAACCTGCAACCCACAGTCGTTTGATCAGAATTAACATTTACCTGGTATCCAAAATCCAAACATGCCTATCAAAAACTAATGCTATccgaagaaaaagaaaaaaaaaagcaaaaaaaaaaaggcaaaagggtatatttgtagCACAGACAGACACACCTTTCTCTTGGCACCAACAAACCTAAAGCCTGCAAGAGCAAAGATTACTTTCCGCCAGAAAATAACATGCACACCCGCCATCCAGCCAAAAAGCATGGCGTGAAAAGGCCTCCAAGATACCtgaaaacaacaagaagccGTGACAAATTTCCAccagaaagagaaaaagatgCTCTACTAATAAAAATGCGTTCGCGCGCATGTGCGTGTGTGTTGCTCCGTCAGCTCCCAAAGTTACCCATGCCCAAGAGTCCCTTTTTGATAACCAATACATGGGGTCCCAGGTTccctacctaggtacctaccatCCAACCCATTTCACCGACaccagaaacaaaacaagaagggaaaaaaaaacaaggaaaaacaaaaacaggaAACGCAGGAAGCCAAAACAAGATGGGTGACAAACACATGAAACAAAGACAGGGCAAATCTCCAAGGCTAAGCACAACCAAGGCAACCTCGGAGTCCACAACAGTCACAAAGGCTGCGCAagcagacgacgacgacgacgacgacaaccacctcacACGTCCTTGAGCACAGCCACTCTTAGACTCAtgccctccccaccaccatcgaaCCCGTGGCCTTGAACAAAAACCGGACAGTTTGCCCCCGAAGCCCCATTCACAACAAGACATCGGGTAGATAtctccctcccgcccccgcccaacaagagagagggagggagtgaGCCTTGATACCGTTGCCAAGAGTCCCGATGTGTATGCACCTGACCAACGGGGGGGAGGTGTCCTGCCGGCATCTAAAGTCTCGCGAACGTGTCTCGGGATCGGATCCGGATGGCAGATGAGCAACCAACCTCGACCAACGCGGATACGGTGCGTCATGCAGACGCCATAGGTAATCCCTACCGATCCCGGCCAGCAGCAAGGCAGGCAGATGCTGCTCCCATGGCTGGCTGGTGTGCGACCACCCAGATCATGCAGTAAACCCCGAACGGTAGTTCCATTCGTTGCCGTATAGACACACGCCCAGTCCCATCTTCTCGAAAGACAACCTGGAAGGTGGTCGAGTCCAAGCTGCCCAGACTTGACAAAATAAAATGCGGGTCGGTCGGAGACTTTGAGATGGTGCCACACCGGGGGGGTCTCGGGACGTGCCTAGCGGGCGAGATGGAGGTGGCCTCTGGTCAATGATTGGCCGCGCCACACCAGCTGACCTAAACTCCCACTACTAGATGTCccacacaccacacccaTACACACACTCTagcaaacacacacacacacacacaacggTCTCCGCCCAGGTTTGTCGCGAGAGAAGAGGCAAGGTCCTCTCGAATCCTAACGGTCCTGTTCGGATGGTTGAATCCTAGTTATCGACAACCTCATCTGATATCCTCGTgcgcgtgtgtgtgtgtgtatgtgtgtgtgtgtgtgtgtatgtgtgtgtgtgtgtgtgtgtgatgttTTCCCGTATTCCGtgcacaccaccaaccccttgGCTCCTCCATCTGCCATGGTCACAACGGCTTTGACGTCGAAAAAAGCCCTGCGGGGGTTTGTTGTCGACAATGAGGACCAAAAGCCGACGGCCCACTCGATCAAGCCCGCTGCGCACCATCACCGTATGTCCCACCACCATACACCCCGCCGTGGGTACTGCTGGACTGGGCACCATACCCATCCGTGACAGAGTAGTTATCCCAGCTTCTCGACTGTCCCTGTGATGCAGGCACGCCCGAGTGAGCACCATATGCCCCTTGGCTGTGGTGGACGGCGTGGTGAGATGCTCCCGGGATGCCGTAGGGGGAGGCCATCCCTTGCGCCGCCGTGCTTCGGTGATCGTACACTGCCGGGAGAGCGGACAGGCGTAGGCTCGACGAGTCGGTCTTGATGGTCGGTGAGAGCGGTTTGGCGGCACCGTACgtcggccaagaagaggCGCCCCCGGTGAGGGTTCGTGGACTGGTGAGCGGGTCGGCGTGGTGATGGCCGGCACCGACATAGCTCGCGGCCGAGATGGAATCCGGAGCGAGACCCGAGGACACCGCGGCGGACAAGGCCGGGTACGGACTGCCAAGGTGGTCCGCCGACGCGGGGGTGGCCATGCGCGCGCGGGGGGAGTTCAACGTCTGCCCCATGGCGGGCGTGGACGCGCTGTACTTTGAAAAGATCTTGTGGAGCGCGGCATCCAGGTCCTTCCACTGAAACACCTTGACGTCCTTCTCGATGTTGCGTGGCTTGGGAGCGCCGAAGCCCATGATGATGCCGAAAAAGGCCTCGCTCTCGTGCTTGCTTTTGCTGACGGTCATGGGCCGGTATCCTTCCAGGTTCCGGCGGATGCGGTTCTTTTCGTCCACCGGAAACTTGTGTGGCGCGTAGAGGAGCTGCTCCAGGAGGGAAATGGTGTCGACCGAAGTGACAAAACACGCCTGCCTCTCTTCCCACCAGATGCAGCTGACGCAGATGCTGTTGTGCGGGCGTTCCGACTCGGCCACCGGCTTGAACGACACAGTGATGACGTTCCCAGTCTGTTGCTTCTTGAACATGACAATCCTCCGCTTCTTTGCCCCTTCCTCAGCCGTCCAGTTCTCCGCCATGCTGCCCAGGTCCCCAATCAGCCTCAGGGTGGCCTTCTCCTGGTACAGTCCTGCTCCGTAGCCCGGGTACCCGCCGTTTGCGCTGCTGGATGACTGTCCGATGGTGCTCGTTCTGACAAGCTGTGGCGTTGCTGCCGTGGTGCTGTGTTGGAGCGATGTGAGACTGGGCCGGGTGATGGACGTGTGGGAGACGTGCGGCAGACTGGTTGACGGGCTTCGGAGGGAGTCAAGGGGGCTGTTGAACATGCCGGGCCACGTCCCTGCATGATGCGGCGACCGTAGCATCGGTGGAGCCCGTGAGTATGGGTCGGTTAACGTCAACCCTGTTCGGAAACCCGAGGTGGAAAGCATTCTATTGCTGTTTTGGCTGTACGATACGTTCGCCGAGGCATTAAAGTCCTGTTGCTGGCCAGTGGTGCCGGTTGTCGAGACTGCAGGAGGGTAGCCATACGGGTTGGGTGCCGCGTCTGCCGGTAAGTTGTGCTGGTGAGCCGGTGGGCTCGTACTCTTTGACTGTGCGTCCAGGTGCTGGTGTGGGGGGCTCGCCCTCTGATGATGGACAGGTGATCGACCCGTGTTCTTGGGAGACCCAAACTCTGGAGGACTGCTGTCACCAGGCACTCCGGCACCCACGTTCCCACCTGACACTCCGCCCTGGTTTTCCTGGTACGAGAAAACGCCGCAGCTGTCCTGTCGGGCTAAGCCTTCGCCACCGGAGCCTTCGACAAGAAGCGTGAGAGGTACATTGCTGAGCGACCTGCAACTTGTGCTTTGAAACTGGGGAGCCTCGACAGTCACAGTCCATGAAAAAGATCCGCTCCCATCACGGCCGTCCTTGATCACGGTTGCTTTGCATCGGTATGATCCAAAGAGGACATACACATGCGGAGCAGAGCCAGACAGGCCGCCTGCGCCCAGAAGATCATGTTGGCACGAGACCTTGAGCGAAACCCGGGTGCCGAAAGATCCAACGGTGGGCTGGCTCGAGATGACAGCGAGGTGAAGCCCCGGAGACGTCTGACCCGATAGGTACTGGCTTGCTGTTGCGTGGCTGTTGGCCGCAAAAGCCATCTGGTTCAACTGAGACGCCGCATTTTCTGTCTGCTGTGTTGAAAACGACTGGGTCGAGTATTGTGAATATGGCGAGTCTCCGTACCCTGCATGTTTGTTGGCGTGTTGGTTAGCTGCCTAGCTTTTCTAAACGCCCCGGACTGCTGCTCCAACACGATCTCGAGACAACCTACCGTGCATCTGGGCTGCCTGAGCCTTGTACGACATGGGCAGGAGACCAGGGGGACAGTCCCCGCTGAGGTCCCCTCCGTTCTGCgcggcctcttcctccagccTGATGGTCAACGTTTCCGGTGACTCTATCTGCTCTTCAAGGATGATGGTCCGTTGCGGATGGTAACCGGACTTGTTGGGTGAGAAGAAGCGTTAGTGAGAATGAGGACGAGGTGAGGTAGGGGGAGTCAACGGAGAAAAGTGCAAAGCATCTGAGAAGGCTGTGTCTCGCGGACCGGCCGCCCTTACCCGCTCGTGGTTGGCCGATTGGGAAAGGAGAGATTTGAAGGCACAACGCCCGAATCACCACCGAAACAGCCTCGGGTGTAGCAAATTGGAAATTTCAGACACTCACCGGATAGACCTTGAAAGCCGGCTCTTCAAACTTGGTGGCAGACATTCAAACTGATTTTGTGCCGAATAATTCAAGTAAGATGTGTTCTCTGCGGCCGTGATCGAGTTGGCCGAGTTTCGAGATCAGGATTGTCAATATCAACGAGGAAACCTGtgtctctttttttatttctttttctttttttcagTTAGGTATTTTGCTCAACATTTCTGCTCGGTCCATTCATACCGTGTTGATTGACACCGCGGTTGGGAAACTGGCCTACCTTGAAATGATGGTAAGTCGCTCGGCACAGAGAAGCAGACTCTAGGTCTTCCGTCTTCCGGACTCTTTTGTATCGAAACAGCGCCGTTTGGATGCCTTCGTTGTGATATCACCTCCTTCAAATAAAAAAGAAGCACCTCCTTTTCGGAGACCAACCCGTTCAAAGAATGCCCAACCGAAAACTGCAAAATAAAAGCTCGGTCAGCCCGCACTCGGATGCCGTCGCAGGGATAGCCCCTCGTGAAGATTTGGTGACACGAACCCTTTCTCTTCCAGCCTGAACCGTGGTTCGTGAGCGCAGAGGAACGAGAGGCGAGATTTGACTGTATGCAGCTATCCCGAACCTGTTCGCATACGTAGTCAGATATCGAGCGTCTCTGCAATCAGATGCTGAAGGGAAGAGCAGCAGGTTCCCGTAACCGGTTCGTCCGCTGTGGATCCTTGGAGAGACAAGAGGGAAAAAGGGTgcaaagacaagacaaggTCGAAACACCACGTCGTTGGATGTTTTGGGGTAAGGGATCCCTAATGTGTGGGAGAAAGGGTGAAGATGATGCCAGTGAAGACACGGGAGGATCAACACGGACCAGCAGCTTGCatttttggggagggttggatCAAGTGGTCCCGAGGAATGCTGTCCGGGAGTCCTGCTCTCGACGACACTCGCAGCGAGCAATCGGCACGTCCTGGGGCCGGATTCCGGGTGCGTTTGGCTgggcagaagaagcaggTGACGACGACGGAGGACAGACGGTAGGTTTCTCTGGCGCGCGGGTGATACACAGGGATTGCAAGTGATTCAACCGTTGAATGCAAGATTCCATGGTCTTTGTCGAGATGGGGATCATGCAAGGGTCGCTGGGAGGGTGGTTCCGTGGTGGAGACCGGTACCCGATAGGTGTAGGAATGATGGCCCCTTTCCCCCCGTCCTTGAACAAAAGCAAAAGGCGATGTTGCCGCGGAGcagaggtggaggttgaaggtgtgcagatgagatgagatgaccATTTGATAGAGCCAGCAGCAACTTTGCAGCCAAGCCCAACGACGAAAAGCCTCGGGACGCAGCCCAAAAAgacaaggaaaaagaaacactAGGTAGCAAGGTAGGGAGCTGTGCTTGTACTGGTACTTACCTCGCCGTGTTGGTGTGCGTGTAAGTGGGCGGgcagaggttggtggtggttgtggctaTGTCCACGCCCGGGGGTGGTACTCGGGGACCGTCTGGGGCAGAGTTGGCCGAATGGAGGCTGCTCAGAGGGTGAAATTGGTTAGGCGCCCCTGCAAGCCTTGTCAGTAGTGTTTACTATTGGATGGCAGTGGGGCAGCCAACCTGAAGGAGCAGCTGCACGggcagggggtggtgggggggggagatgatCGTCTTTGGCGGATCTTGGACCCCAGATCAGCTGTGCTGCAATAAGCTAATCCCTGTGATCGAGAATGCGACGCTTGGTCGTCGTCCGGCACTTCCACGACCGTCAGTTGCTCAGTTGGTGGCGATCCGGCCAAAAAGAGGTTCTGAATGGCGCCGTCCTTCCCGCTAGCTAAGGTAAAGCTACCTGGTTTGATAgaaccagcagcaaccgtGCTCCCGCCTCCCCGCGCGCAAATAAAATGCttcaaaaaataaaataaaaataaaaataaaaccTATCCTGCCGCCTAGGCGCCAGTCTGTGCTCGCTCGCTGTGGCAGGCTGGAAAATGTGCGGGCGTGGGCGGCTGGCGGCTGTATAATAGGGCCGTTCAGTCTCTGGCTCATTGGTAGGTTAGCTGGGGGAACTGGATCGCCGTGGGGTGGGTGACTGATGATCCGGGGCAGGACACCACCATTGATGTATTTCCGACCCGGAAGTGGGTTCCAAATAGGGCAGTCTGGGGCCGGCGGCTGTTGGAGAGGCTGGAGAGGAAACTCACTGAATCTGCCACCTAGAAGTAGCCTGCGCTTTCTCGAATAAGAATACCTAGGCAGTTTTGAAAGTTGGTCGAGGTTGGtcaaggtaaggtaggtgaGATATGAGAAGGAGTGCTCGATACATAAAGCCTCTGGGCTGGTGATATCCATACCTTACCACGACGTTGCCAAAGGTTGATGAGGCCAAAGCGCACATCACACCAGCAGTTGATGTCCAGGAGCACTATCGCGTCCAGCCACGACAGCAGCCACGGCCGCAGATAGAATGTTGCAGCAGCGAGTACCCCGGTTGACATGGCACCACGTCGAGGGTCGAGCCGGCCAGAGTGTACCGCGGGGTATCTCTTCCCTGTGTGAGTGATGCTGGCTGCATGTCTCTTCCGGGATCAAGCATCACTGGGCAGAAGAAAGTGTGGTTGAACAGGAAATATTGCCTGTGGCAGCTACGGGCGTAGGCCCTGTTGCATGATGCATCTGGCTCctgggcgagggcgaggttgctgttgccagGCCTTCTGTTTCTTAcaaatacctacctacccagggccatcaccatcggccTCGGAGGCCAGGGACCAGCATCTCCGGCCTCAGGAGACGGCAGCCCGGGATCCCATGAGCTCTTGGCGGCGATGACAAGGGCTGGGGCATGGTGAAACGTGTCGACCATCCTGACAAGAATAGACGCCTGTGGCATCTGCTGCCAGTGAACATGAGCCGTAACCACCATAGGGATATCGCCTGCGGCACTGTCAGCAACTGTATCACGGTCGCAGCGAATG from Podospora pseudopauciseta strain CBS 411.78 chromosome 3, whole genome shotgun sequence encodes the following:
- a CDS encoding hypothetical protein (EggNog:ENOG503NXFH; COG:S) — encoded protein: MSATKFEEPAFKVYPSGYHPQRTIILEEQIESPETLTIRLEEEAAQNGGDLSGDCPPGLLPMSYKAQAAQMHGYGDSPYSQYSTQSFSTQQTENAASQLNQMAFAANSHATASQYLSGQTSPGLHLAVISSQPTVGSFGTRVSLKVSCQHDLLGAGGLSGSAPHVYVLFGSYRCKATVIKDGRDGSGSFSWTVTVEAPQFQSTSCRSLSNVPLTLLVEGSGGEGLARQDSCGVFSYQENQGGVSGGNVGAGVPGDSSPPEFGSPKNTGRSPVHHQRASPPHQHLDAQSKSTSPPAHQHNLPADAAPNPYGYPPAVSTTGTTGQQQDFNASANVSYSQNSNRMLSTSGFRTGLTLTDPYSRAPPMLRSPHHAGTWPGMFNSPLDSLRSPSTSLPHVSHTSITRPSLTSLQHSTTAATPQLVRTSTIGQSSSSANGGYPGYGAGLYQEKATLRLIGDLGSMAENWTAEEGAKKRRIVMFKKQQTGNVITVSFKPVAESERPHNSICVSCIWWEERQACFVTSVDTISLLEQLLYAPHKFPVDEKNRIRRNLEGYRPMTVSKSKHESEAFFGIIMGFGAPKPRNIEKDVKVFQWKDLDAALHKIFSKYSASTPAMGQTLNSPRARMATPASADHLGSPYPALSAAVSSGLAPDSISAASYVGAGHHHADPLTSPRTLTGGASSWPTYGAAKPLSPTIKTDSSSLRLSALPAVYDHRSTAAQGMASPYGIPGASHHAVHHSQGAYGAHSGVPASQGQSRSWDNYSVTDGYGAQSSSTHGGVYGGGTYGDGAQRA